A stretch of Paludisphaera borealis DNA encodes these proteins:
- a CDS encoding serine aminopeptidase domain-containing protein, with protein MSWITNLLIGLFAWSPKPPPTPAPVPAPAEIRSEALVVVADGIGGFDLCGRALARVIKASGLAYTTRVVRWGHGVGRWYADLSNAANCDARADEVAETLRLHHDAHPGEPIFLVGKSGGCAVIVKVLERLSGSGVVVERVVLLAPALSPGYDLTKALGSVRRDVSVFWSPLDVVFLGAGTRIFGTSDRVWCSGAGRVGFLRPKAGTDDPARVAAYKKLRQIRWSPRMSSTGYLGGHLGPDSPRFLKKYVVPLLRVEPPPEC; from the coding sequence ATGTCCTGGATCACCAATCTTCTGATCGGACTGTTCGCCTGGTCGCCGAAACCGCCGCCCACTCCCGCCCCGGTGCCAGCGCCGGCCGAAATCCGGAGCGAGGCGCTGGTGGTGGTGGCCGACGGCATCGGCGGATTCGACCTGTGCGGCAGGGCCCTGGCTCGGGTGATCAAGGCGTCCGGCCTTGCGTACACCACCCGCGTGGTCCGCTGGGGGCACGGGGTGGGCCGGTGGTACGCCGACCTGTCCAACGCCGCCAACTGCGACGCCCGGGCCGACGAGGTCGCCGAGACGTTGCGGCTCCACCACGACGCGCACCCGGGCGAGCCGATCTTCCTCGTCGGCAAGTCGGGCGGCTGCGCCGTGATCGTCAAGGTGCTCGAGCGGCTGTCGGGCTCGGGGGTGGTGGTCGAGCGGGTGGTCTTGCTGGCACCGGCCCTCTCGCCGGGGTACGACCTGACGAAGGCGCTCGGGAGCGTCCGGCGCGACGTCTCGGTCTTCTGGTCGCCGCTCGACGTGGTATTCCTGGGCGCCGGCACGCGGATCTTCGGCACGTCGGACCGCGTCTGGTGTTCGGGGGCGGGCCGGGTCGGCTTCCTCCGTCCCAAGGCCGGGACCGACGACCCCGCGCGGGTGGCGGCGTACAAGAAGCTCCGCCAGATCCGCTGGTCGCCCCGGATGAGCTCGACCGGCTACCTGGGAGGACACTTGGGGCCGGATTCTCCGCGTTTTCTCAAGAAGTACGTCGTACCCCTGTTGCGGGTCGAGCCGCCTCCCGAATGTTGA
- the eno gene encoding phosphopyruvate hydratase, giving the protein MSQSTSAIAKVHGREILDSRGNPTVEVDVVLADGTLGRAAVPSGASTGIHEAVELRDGDKKRYAGKGVTKAVANVNGALAKAVVGRDPSDQIGLDRALIAADGTPNKGKLGANAILGVSLAAAKAAAKAHGLPLYRYIGGAGAHVLPVPMANIINGGKHADNKIDFQEFMVMPIGAKSFAEGIRTVAEIFHQLKAVLKKAGHNTNVGDEGGFAPNLDNEEAVKFILDAVDKAGYTAGRDKDIAIALDCASSELFDEGDKKGYKFWKSAPDKLFSSQQMIDLFGSWVDKYPIISIEDPLDQDDWAGYTAITKALGDKVQIVGDDFFVTNTERLARGIAQGATNSILIKVNQIGTLTETLEAIEMAHRAGYTSVISHRSGETEDATIADIAVATNAGQIKTGSASRSDRVAKYNQLLRIEEQLGADAVYGPGPKVRG; this is encoded by the coding sequence ATGAGTCAATCGACCTCAGCCATCGCCAAGGTGCACGGACGCGAGATCCTGGACAGCCGCGGCAACCCGACCGTGGAAGTCGACGTCGTCCTGGCTGACGGCACGCTCGGCCGCGCGGCCGTCCCCTCGGGCGCCAGCACGGGCATCCACGAGGCCGTCGAGCTTCGCGACGGCGACAAGAAGCGGTACGCCGGCAAGGGCGTCACCAAGGCCGTCGCCAACGTCAACGGCGCGCTCGCCAAGGCCGTCGTCGGCCGCGACCCCAGCGACCAGATCGGCCTCGACCGCGCCCTGATCGCCGCCGACGGCACGCCCAACAAGGGCAAGCTCGGCGCCAACGCGATCCTCGGCGTCAGCCTCGCCGCCGCCAAGGCGGCCGCCAAGGCCCACGGCCTGCCCCTCTACCGCTACATCGGCGGGGCCGGCGCCCACGTCCTACCGGTGCCGATGGCCAACATCATCAACGGCGGCAAGCACGCCGACAACAAGATCGACTTCCAGGAATTCATGGTCATGCCCATCGGCGCGAAGAGCTTCGCCGAGGGCATCCGCACCGTCGCCGAGATCTTCCACCAGCTCAAGGCGGTCCTTAAGAAGGCCGGCCACAACACCAACGTCGGCGACGAGGGGGGCTTCGCGCCGAACCTCGACAACGAGGAAGCCGTCAAGTTCATCCTCGACGCCGTCGACAAGGCGGGCTACACCGCCGGCCGCGACAAGGACATCGCCATCGCGCTCGACTGCGCCAGCTCCGAGCTGTTCGACGAAGGCGACAAGAAGGGCTACAAGTTCTGGAAGTCGGCTCCCGACAAGTTGTTCTCCAGCCAGCAGATGATCGACCTGTTCGGCTCGTGGGTCGACAAGTACCCGATCATCTCGATTGAAGACCCGCTCGACCAGGACGACTGGGCCGGCTACACCGCGATCACCAAGGCGCTGGGTGACAAGGTGCAGATCGTCGGCGACGACTTCTTCGTCACCAACACCGAGCGCCTGGCCAGGGGCATCGCCCAGGGCGCGACCAACAGCATCCTCATCAAGGTGAACCAGATCGGCACCCTGACCGAGACGCTGGAAGCGATCGAGATGGCCCATCGCGCCGGCTACACGTCGGTGATCAGCCACCGCTCGGGCGAGACCGAAGACGCGACCATCGCCGACATCGCCGTCGCCACCAACGCCGGCCAGATCAAGACCGGCAGCGCCAGCCGCTCCGACCGCGTCGCCAAGTACAACCAGCTCCTTCGCATCGAAGAGCAACTCGGCGCCGACGCCGTCTACGGCCCCGGCCCCAAGGTCCGCGGCTGA
- a CDS encoding DUF1549 and DUF1553 domain-containing protein, with the protein MEKFDASIIIRRPTRPRCKWIGAIIMRAVIFSLMAVIGASHLSGTLASGADPSANVTFERDIEPILTRAGCNAGACHGKASGQNGFKLSLLGFDPEFDHMAIAREAGGRRVLQAVPEQSLILQKATAELPHGGGRRIDPSGPFYDTLRRWIVAGLPRTATDAPKLERVVVEPGERRLGLDESFGLRVTARFSDGSTEDVTRLAAFGSSESTLVAVDADGRVKAGKFAGEATISARYEGMFANCDVSIPLPGEVSAGLYDSLPRSNFIDDHVWAKLKKLGLTPSGPAGDSTFLRRAYLDVIGRLPTPDEARAFLADSSPDKRARLVDRLLDRPEYADHWANKWMDLLRPNPYRVGIKAVFNLDGWIRDAFRKNLPYDQFVREIVTARGSTFEQGASAIFRDRREPIEIAPVVSQLFLGIRLDCAKCHHHPFESWGQEQFYEFAAFFARVGRKGTGLSPPISGSEEIVFTAKSGSVKHPLTGKVLPPKPLFGSAPLDEDPEADPREALARWMTSPENRYFSQVMANRVWADLMGRGVVDPVDDIRATNPPSNGPLLDALADDFRTHGYDLKHLIRTIMASSVYGLSSEPNDRNIADTRSFSRYYRQRLRAEILLDAISDVTDVPDVFDAAPPRSRASTIWTNRVPSLFLDTFGRPDPNQDPPCERTSDTAVVQALHLMNSPGVHKKLSSQDGRVAALAKGEKTPQAIVDELYLLAYSRHPTDEEKSVCEALLLDTKSDRRRAVEDILWALLNSAEFVFKD; encoded by the coding sequence TTGGAGAAATTCGACGCGTCGATTATAATCCGGCGTCCGACCAGACCGCGTTGCAAGTGGATTGGGGCGATTATAATGCGTGCTGTCATCTTCAGCCTCATGGCTGTCATCGGGGCGAGTCACCTGTCAGGGACTCTGGCTTCGGGAGCCGATCCATCCGCCAACGTCACCTTCGAGCGAGACATTGAACCGATCTTGACCCGGGCGGGGTGCAACGCCGGAGCCTGTCACGGCAAGGCGAGCGGCCAGAATGGCTTCAAGCTGTCGCTCCTGGGCTTCGACCCCGAATTCGACCATATGGCGATCGCTCGCGAGGCCGGTGGACGTCGCGTCCTCCAAGCCGTGCCCGAGCAAAGCCTCATACTCCAGAAAGCCACGGCCGAGCTGCCTCACGGTGGCGGACGTCGAATCGACCCCTCAGGGCCTTTCTACGATACGCTCCGCCGCTGGATCGTCGCCGGACTTCCTCGGACCGCCACCGACGCGCCGAAGCTGGAGCGCGTGGTCGTCGAGCCGGGCGAACGAAGGCTAGGGCTCGATGAATCATTCGGTCTGCGCGTCACCGCCCGTTTCTCCGATGGGTCGACGGAAGACGTGACTCGCCTGGCCGCGTTTGGTTCCAGTGAATCGACCCTGGTCGCGGTCGACGCCGACGGTCGCGTCAAAGCAGGCAAGTTTGCGGGTGAGGCGACGATCTCGGCGCGCTACGAAGGGATGTTCGCCAACTGCGACGTATCCATTCCCTTGCCTGGCGAAGTATCCGCCGGTTTGTACGACTCGCTTCCCCGATCCAACTTCATCGATGATCACGTCTGGGCCAAGCTCAAGAAGCTCGGCCTGACCCCTTCCGGTCCCGCGGGCGATTCCACGTTCCTGAGACGCGCCTACCTCGACGTCATCGGCCGCTTGCCGACGCCGGATGAGGCCCGCGCCTTCCTCGCGGATTCATCGCCCGACAAGCGCGCCCGCCTCGTGGATCGACTCCTCGACCGGCCTGAATACGCCGACCACTGGGCGAACAAGTGGATGGATCTCCTGCGGCCGAATCCCTACCGTGTGGGGATCAAGGCGGTCTTCAATCTGGATGGCTGGATTCGAGACGCGTTTCGGAAGAATCTGCCGTACGACCAGTTCGTGCGCGAGATCGTCACGGCCCGAGGAAGCACATTCGAGCAGGGGGCTTCGGCGATCTTCCGGGACCGTCGCGAGCCGATCGAGATCGCGCCGGTCGTCAGCCAACTGTTTCTGGGCATCCGGCTCGATTGCGCCAAATGCCATCACCACCCGTTCGAGTCGTGGGGGCAGGAACAGTTCTACGAGTTCGCGGCCTTCTTCGCCCGCGTGGGACGCAAGGGCACCGGCCTCTCGCCGCCGATCTCCGGGAGCGAGGAAATCGTCTTCACCGCCAAATCCGGGTCGGTCAAGCACCCGTTGACCGGCAAGGTCCTGCCGCCCAAGCCGCTCTTCGGTTCCGCGCCCCTGGACGAGGACCCCGAGGCGGATCCACGCGAGGCGCTCGCTCGCTGGATGACTTCGCCCGAGAATCGCTACTTCTCCCAGGTGATGGCCAACCGCGTATGGGCCGACCTGATGGGCCGAGGCGTCGTCGATCCCGTGGACGATATTCGTGCGACCAACCCGCCCAGCAACGGCCCACTGCTCGACGCCCTCGCCGATGATTTCCGGACTCACGGATACGACCTGAAGCATTTGATCCGAACCATCATGGCCTCGTCGGTCTACGGGCTCAGCTCCGAGCCCAACGATCGGAACATCGCCGATACGCGCAGCTTCTCCCGTTATTACCGCCAGCGGCTTCGGGCGGAAATCCTCCTGGACGCGATCAGCGACGTGACCGACGTCCCCGACGTTTTCGACGCCGCCCCCCCGCGCAGCCGCGCCTCGACGATCTGGACCAATCGGGTCCCCTCGCTGTTCCTCGATACGTTCGGTCGACCCGATCCGAACCAGGACCCCCCTTGCGAACGAACCAGCGACACGGCGGTCGTCCAGGCTCTCCACCTCATGAATTCTCCCGGCGTTCACAAGAAGCTCTCGTCCCAGGACGGGCGAGTCGCGGCGCTGGCCAAGGGAGAAAAAACTCCCCAGGCGATCGTCGACGAACTCTATCTTCTGGCATACAGCCGACATCCCACCGATGAAGAGAAGAGTGTTTGCGAGGCGCTCCTCCTGGACACCAAGAGCGATCGGCGCCGTGCGGTGGAGGACATCCTCTGGGCCCTGCTGAACTCCGCCGAGTTCGTGTTCAAGGACTGA
- a CDS encoding DUF1501 domain-containing protein — MAISKNCESTTRRDCLRLGLGALIGGGLIDALRVRGQAAIPSARPMSCILIWMDGGPSHYETFDPKPGAPAEIRGKFKPIDTAVPGIQFSEPMKRLASIADKFSIVRSIRHDQGNHGAGNHYMITGAPPRIPVGCGAFVSFHPSMGAVAAHERGAAGGLPPYFSIPSMLRSGGPNFLGAKYAPFVVPDDPNSSSFRVRDVAPPRDLAEPRVGDRRGLRDRLDHFKRFAEKSAGDPALALDEYYDQGYELMSSNQAQRAFDITLEDPRIRDRYGRNSFGQRCLLARRLVEAGVPFVTLNEGGWDHHVSLFDGFEKRMPAFESSVAALIEDLNQRGMLESTLVLALGEFGRTPKINKDAGRDHWSNAMSVLVAGCGTPGGQVVGATDARGYAASERVLSPENFAATVYAKLGIDPGKMLYTPSGRPTFLVSDPTPIRELMG; from the coding sequence ATGGCAATCTCCAAGAACTGCGAATCCACGACCCGACGCGACTGTCTCCGTCTCGGCCTGGGCGCCCTGATCGGCGGCGGGTTGATCGACGCATTGCGGGTCCGAGGCCAGGCGGCGATCCCCAGCGCAAGGCCGATGAGTTGCATTCTGATCTGGATGGACGGCGGCCCGAGCCACTACGAGACCTTCGACCCCAAGCCAGGGGCGCCCGCCGAAATCCGAGGGAAATTCAAACCGATCGACACCGCGGTCCCGGGGATCCAATTCTCCGAACCGATGAAAAGACTCGCGTCGATCGCCGACAAGTTCTCGATCGTCCGGTCCATCAGGCACGATCAGGGGAATCACGGAGCAGGCAATCACTACATGATCACCGGCGCGCCGCCCCGGATTCCCGTCGGCTGCGGAGCGTTCGTGAGTTTCCACCCGAGCATGGGCGCGGTCGCCGCCCATGAGCGCGGGGCCGCCGGCGGGCTGCCGCCTTATTTCTCCATCCCGAGCATGTTGCGTTCAGGCGGGCCGAACTTCCTGGGGGCGAAGTACGCCCCGTTCGTCGTACCCGACGATCCGAACTCGTCGAGTTTTCGCGTCCGGGACGTCGCTCCGCCCCGCGACCTCGCCGAGCCCCGAGTCGGCGACCGACGCGGTCTCCGCGATCGACTCGACCACTTCAAGCGATTCGCCGAGAAGTCGGCGGGCGACCCGGCCCTGGCTCTCGACGAATACTATGACCAGGGGTATGAACTGATGTCGTCGAATCAGGCCCAGCGGGCCTTCGACATCACGCTTGAAGACCCTCGCATACGCGATCGTTACGGCCGAAACTCGTTCGGCCAGCGTTGCCTGCTCGCCCGACGGCTCGTCGAGGCCGGGGTTCCCTTCGTCACGCTGAATGAAGGGGGGTGGGATCACCACGTTTCCCTCTTCGACGGCTTCGAGAAGCGAATGCCTGCCTTCGAATCTTCGGTCGCCGCCCTCATTGAAGATCTCAACCAGCGCGGGATGCTCGAATCCACGTTGGTCCTCGCGCTCGGGGAGTTCGGCCGAACGCCGAAGATCAACAAGGACGCGGGACGCGACCACTGGTCGAACGCCATGTCGGTTCTGGTCGCGGGTTGCGGCACTCCGGGAGGCCAGGTCGTCGGTGCAACGGACGCCCGAGGATACGCCGCCAGCGAACGCGTGCTCTCTCCGGAGAACTTCGCGGCCACGGTTTATGCGAAGCTAGGAATCGACCCCGGGAAGATGCTGTACACTCCCAGCGGCCGACCCACATTCCTGGTCAGCGATCCGACCCCGATCCGGGAGTTGATGGGATGA
- a CDS encoding PPC domain-containing protein — MRRRSLTASLFSIALLVASVPNTWAKAPALTGFFPAGAARGQSLTVTMSGKFDHWPVKCWVEGAGLSVKPGEVKGKLSVEVAADAQPGVRWVRVYDEEGATSLRPFIVGALPEAMESEPNDDPRRPQAIEHVRTTVNGRLSRSGDVDGYSVKLERGQRLAADLEANRHLGSPMDAVLQIVSAEGFVLAQNNDTVGLDPRIIFEAPATGTYLVRVFAFPSAPDSSIHFAGGDAFVYRLTLTTGGFIEHAFPLAVSRESPTAITAIGSNIAGSDSVLVVPSDDRRDLLSLTHPSLAGTAEIRRVTGAMEVEVEPNEPAKPQVLSDHGSVSGRIDPPGDRDAYLVAMKKGEKRLLRLESRTFGLPLDAVLQVLGGDGKTLAETDDVGDSSDPELAFTPSADGDFRVVVRDLNRRGGPHHAYLLSVIAPEPDLVLTLAADMFEVTPGKETKIVVAIARKDGFGDTIAVTAEDLPDGVQATTALSRPSDASAKSVTLEFRSGASPQPGPFRIVARSADGRGRQRTALAKITGFEVETDRPWLTILPAPKPKSP; from the coding sequence ATGAGACGGCGATCGCTCACCGCCTCGCTGTTCTCGATCGCGTTGTTGGTCGCGAGCGTGCCGAACACATGGGCCAAGGCGCCGGCGCTGACCGGCTTCTTCCCGGCCGGAGCCGCGCGGGGCCAGTCCCTGACGGTGACGATGTCGGGGAAGTTCGATCATTGGCCGGTGAAGTGTTGGGTCGAGGGGGCCGGACTTTCGGTCAAGCCCGGGGAAGTGAAGGGGAAATTGTCGGTCGAAGTCGCCGCCGACGCACAGCCGGGAGTGCGCTGGGTGCGTGTTTATGACGAAGAGGGAGCGACGAGCCTTCGTCCTTTCATCGTCGGCGCACTTCCTGAAGCGATGGAGTCGGAGCCGAACGATGATCCGCGTCGTCCCCAGGCGATCGAACACGTACGCACGACCGTAAACGGCCGTCTCTCCAGGTCAGGCGACGTCGACGGATACTCCGTCAAACTCGAGCGAGGACAGAGGCTCGCAGCCGATCTGGAAGCCAACCGTCACCTCGGCTCGCCGATGGACGCCGTGCTGCAGATCGTCTCGGCCGAGGGTTTCGTCCTCGCGCAAAACAACGATACGGTGGGTCTCGACCCCCGCATCATTTTCGAGGCGCCCGCAACCGGGACTTATCTCGTTCGCGTCTTCGCCTTCCCGTCGGCTCCAGACAGCAGCATCCATTTCGCCGGGGGAGACGCGTTCGTCTATCGCCTTACGCTCACGACCGGCGGCTTCATCGAGCACGCCTTCCCACTCGCCGTCTCCCGCGAAAGCCCGACCGCGATCACCGCCATCGGCTCGAATATCGCTGGATCCGACTCCGTTCTGGTCGTTCCCTCCGACGATCGGCGTGACCTGCTCTCCCTTACGCACCCGTCATTGGCGGGAACCGCCGAGATCCGTCGCGTCACCGGCGCTATGGAGGTCGAGGTCGAACCGAACGAACCGGCCAAGCCTCAAGTGCTTTCTGACCATGGCTCGGTCAGCGGAAGGATCGATCCTCCGGGCGATCGCGACGCCTATCTCGTCGCCATGAAGAAGGGGGAAAAGCGCCTCTTACGTCTGGAATCGCGAACCTTTGGATTGCCTCTCGACGCGGTCCTCCAGGTCCTCGGCGGCGACGGCAAGACCCTGGCCGAGACCGACGACGTCGGCGACTCAAGCGATCCCGAACTGGCCTTCACGCCCTCTGCGGACGGCGATTTTCGCGTCGTGGTCCGTGACCTCAATCGTCGAGGGGGGCCGCATCATGCGTATCTTCTCAGCGTGATCGCCCCGGAGCCCGATCTCGTCCTCACACTCGCGGCCGACATGTTCGAAGTGACGCCGGGCAAGGAGACCAAGATCGTTGTTGCGATCGCCCGCAAGGATGGCTTCGGCGACACGATCGCGGTGACGGCCGAGGATCTCCCGGATGGCGTTCAGGCGACGACGGCCCTATCACGACCGTCCGACGCCTCGGCGAAATCGGTGACGCTCGAATTCCGATCCGGTGCATCCCCCCAACCCGGTCCGTTCCGGATCGTCGCGCGGTCCGCCGACGGCAGAGGCCGCCAGCGGACCGCCCTGGCGAAGATTACTGGATTCGAGGTCGAAACCGATCGTCCCTGGCTTACGATTCTTCCCGCCCCCAAGCCGAAGTCGCCATGA
- a CDS encoding cytochrome P460 family protein, with product MRTIRRSCIATAMVSAAAVIALGALRAEPPSSAATKPTYNANGELVAPEGFRSWVFVGADLGPSYRSNPDEPAKQGKPEHDATVGGNFHNVYINPESYRAYRETGEFPDPTMLVLEVFRGETRDAKGVLERGWFEGKRVGVEVAVKDKNRPGGGVPWAYYDFRLDDKSKPSTPTAAKPDASCYQCHLKHASVDNVWVQFYPTLRDPE from the coding sequence ATGAGGACTATCAGGAGGTCGTGCATCGCAACGGCTATGGTCTCGGCGGCGGCCGTAATCGCACTGGGAGCATTGCGGGCGGAGCCGCCGTCGTCGGCCGCGACGAAGCCCACGTACAACGCGAACGGGGAACTGGTCGCGCCCGAGGGCTTCCGATCGTGGGTTTTCGTCGGCGCCGATCTCGGTCCGTCGTATCGGTCGAACCCGGACGAACCGGCGAAGCAGGGGAAGCCCGAGCACGACGCGACGGTCGGGGGCAATTTCCACAACGTCTACATCAACCCCGAGTCGTACCGAGCCTATCGCGAGACGGGCGAATTCCCCGACCCGACGATGCTCGTCCTGGAGGTCTTCCGAGGCGAGACCCGCGACGCCAAGGGCGTTCTGGAGCGTGGCTGGTTCGAGGGCAAGCGGGTCGGCGTCGAGGTCGCCGTCAAGGACAAGAACCGTCCCGGCGGCGGCGTCCCGTGGGCCTACTACGACTTCCGCCTCGACGACAAATCCAAACCGTCCACCCCCACGGCTGCCAAGCCCGACGCCTCGTGCTACCAGTGCCACCTCAAGCACGCCAGCGTCGACAACGTCTGGGTCCAGTTCTACCCGACGCTCCGCGACCCGGAGTGA
- a CDS encoding 3-keto-disaccharide hydrolase: MFTRSTWLGRMGLFVAAGASLGLAGDQDPIVHVPTPSGWRQHDVRRPKPPVVAPGEAPAATPAPADAVVLFDGKSLDAWSSADGGKAAWKVADGGFEVAPGTGAIQTRESFGDVQLHVEWASPNPPNGKGQDRGNSGIFLMGQFELQVLDSYKADTYADGQAGALYGQYPPLFNASRPPGEWQTYDVAFRAPRFDKSGAVREPARMTVFFNGVLVQNNEELTGHTSWLEALPYEKGVDHGPIQLQDHGHPVRFRNIWLRKLPDRPGPSPENRQTPKTIALQPAELDALAGVYAAGTDPHAMRIVMTRQGDHLRFKLPFRPTPLEIVPVSATHFEFPQTDGRFVFQKDAQGHVTGVKLTIGDGGGSLFTKIKP, translated from the coding sequence ATGTTCACTCGATCCACTTGGCTCGGTCGCATGGGGTTGTTCGTCGCGGCCGGAGCCTCGCTCGGCCTGGCGGGCGACCAGGACCCGATCGTCCACGTCCCGACTCCCAGCGGCTGGCGGCAGCACGACGTCCGCCGTCCCAAGCCGCCGGTCGTCGCGCCGGGCGAGGCCCCGGCGGCGACCCCCGCGCCCGCCGACGCGGTCGTCCTGTTCGACGGCAAGAGCCTCGACGCCTGGTCGTCGGCCGACGGCGGCAAGGCGGCCTGGAAGGTGGCCGACGGCGGTTTCGAGGTCGCGCCGGGAACCGGGGCGATCCAGACCAGGGAGTCGTTCGGCGACGTTCAGCTTCACGTCGAATGGGCGTCGCCCAACCCGCCGAACGGCAAGGGCCAGGACCGAGGCAACAGCGGCATCTTCCTGATGGGCCAGTTCGAGCTTCAGGTCCTCGATTCCTACAAGGCCGACACCTACGCCGACGGCCAGGCCGGCGCCCTTTACGGCCAGTACCCGCCGCTGTTCAACGCCTCGCGGCCCCCCGGCGAATGGCAGACCTACGACGTCGCGTTCCGCGCCCCCCGGTTCGACAAGTCGGGCGCGGTCCGCGAGCCCGCGCGGATGACGGTGTTCTTCAACGGCGTCCTGGTCCAGAACAACGAGGAGCTGACCGGCCACACGTCATGGCTGGAGGCGCTCCCGTACGAGAAGGGGGTCGACCACGGCCCGATCCAGCTTCAGGACCACGGCCACCCCGTCCGGTTCCGCAACATCTGGCTCCGCAAGCTTCCCGACCGCCCCGGGCCGTCGCCGGAGAACCGCCAGACTCCCAAGACCATCGCCCTCCAGCCGGCCGAACTCGACGCCCTGGCCGGCGTTTACGCCGCCGGGACCGACCCCCACGCAATGCGGATCGTCATGACCCGCCAGGGCGACCACCTGCGGTTCAAGCTTCCGTTCCGGCCCACGCCGCTGGAGATCGTCCCGGTCTCCGCGACCCACTTCGAATTTCCCCAGACCGACGGCCGGTTCGTCTTCCAGAAGGACGCCCAGGGCCACGTCACCGGGGTCAAGCTGACCATCGGCGACGGCGGTGGGAGCCTATTCACAAAGATCAAGCCGTGA